A genome region from Sphingobium sp. WTD-1 includes the following:
- a CDS encoding recombinase family protein gives MAQHDHDFPNAQKSKPAYLYARFSSLAQREGISIERQLGYGASFAKDRGWNVVEQLRDDGKSAFKGANREEGAALYEFELKARNGVFRDGAVLVCENVDRLSRQGAKAAAQLIWSLNEAGVDVATYHDGHIYKAGDDGDLMDLLSVIIKGALGKEESFKKSERSKANWTNIHERIANGEKAAFSSQCPQWLEIKDGTYVLNEHRAGILRQIYSWYCDGLGSLTILNKLNELGEDSWSVSKRFKERNVWTIRYIHKLLMTPAVMGEYVTLKGVTLSRDYYPTVISPEIFYKAQAIREKRRVIGGAERRRTVNLFLGLSKCGVCGGAAVYLKRTRTYKLTTQSGTFTRERKTHAYLKCNSARYKHEVCTNPSHIPYEVIERIVLDKVLPLIAKHKDEKKVIGAFDTKMADIQRDIAVKQTQLDNIVEALAENPTLKAFIKKAADLEAEIESLTDQLAAVKLQRDIEAAKPAKTKDVELVDQLRNELDNEDEGERFEARAKMTALLNRLLNTVNINDDRTFTVKVDDGFSATYDADGEAIGFTLSGDRIVDEMTEALQTEYASDSGRLAMGE, from the coding sequence CAGTTCGCTCGCTCAGCGCGAAGGAATCAGCATAGAGCGCCAGCTTGGCTATGGTGCATCCTTTGCCAAAGATCGTGGCTGGAATGTCGTAGAGCAGCTTCGCGATGACGGTAAAAGCGCGTTCAAGGGCGCGAATCGCGAGGAGGGCGCAGCACTTTACGAATTCGAGCTGAAAGCACGGAACGGCGTATTCCGTGACGGCGCTGTGCTGGTCTGCGAGAACGTGGACCGCTTATCGCGCCAAGGTGCGAAAGCTGCCGCTCAGCTTATTTGGTCCCTCAACGAAGCTGGCGTTGACGTTGCCACCTACCATGACGGCCATATCTATAAGGCTGGCGACGATGGCGACCTGATGGACCTGCTCTCCGTCATCATCAAAGGTGCGCTGGGCAAAGAAGAGAGTTTTAAAAAGTCAGAGCGGTCCAAAGCCAATTGGACGAATATCCACGAACGCATAGCCAATGGGGAAAAGGCTGCATTCTCCAGCCAATGCCCACAATGGCTGGAAATTAAAGATGGCACATATGTCCTGAACGAGCATCGCGCAGGCATCCTTCGCCAGATTTATAGCTGGTATTGCGACGGGCTTGGAAGCCTCACGATCCTCAATAAGCTGAACGAATTGGGGGAAGATAGCTGGTCAGTTTCCAAGCGGTTCAAGGAGCGGAATGTCTGGACCATCCGCTATATCCACAAGCTGCTGATGACCCCTGCTGTGATGGGCGAATATGTCACGCTCAAGGGCGTCACCCTGTCGCGGGATTATTATCCAACCGTCATCAGCCCAGAGATATTTTATAAGGCTCAAGCCATCCGTGAGAAACGCCGCGTCATTGGCGGTGCTGAGCGGCGGCGCACCGTCAATCTGTTCCTGGGGCTTTCAAAGTGCGGCGTCTGTGGCGGCGCAGCCGTCTATCTCAAGCGGACGCGGACTTATAAACTCACCACGCAGAGCGGCACTTTCACCCGCGAGCGGAAAACCCACGCATATCTGAAATGCAATTCGGCTCGCTATAAACATGAAGTCTGCACCAACCCGTCCCATATCCCATATGAGGTGATCGAGCGTATCGTGCTGGACAAGGTGTTGCCGCTCATTGCCAAGCACAAGGACGAGAAAAAAGTCATTGGGGCGTTCGACACGAAGATGGCGGACATTCAGCGCGACATAGCGGTGAAACAGACTCAGTTGGACAACATCGTTGAGGCGCTGGCGGAAAACCCGACCTTAAAGGCGTTCATCAAGAAGGCTGCGGATTTGGAAGCTGAAATTGAATCGCTGACGGATCAGTTGGCGGCTGTGAAATTGCAGCGGGACATTGAGGCGGCAAAGCCAGCCAAAACCAAAGACGTTGAATTGGTCGACCAGCTTCGCAACGAATTGGACAATGAGGACGAGGGCGAGCGGTTTGAGGCCCGCGCAAAAATGACTGCGCTGCTCAACCGCCTGCTCAACACGGTCAACATCAACGATGACAGGACGTTCACGGTCAAAGTCGATGATGGTTTCTCAGCCACCTACGATGCGGACGGCGAAGCGATTGGCTTCACGCTCAGCGGTGATAGGATCGTTGATGAAATGACCGAAGCCCTACAAACGGAGTACGCATCCGATAGCGGCCGCCTTGCGATGGGGGAGTAG
- a CDS encoding IS66 family transposase, whose amino-acid sequence MALEAEAKAARVEAINADLLARNAHLELINALMRRDKYGAKSERASRLIDQFELGFEELEADASEAESIAAQAAAKTTTVALFTRQRGPRRDFPAHVEREKRVIPAPEQCPCCGSDALSHLPPDITKTLEKVPARHKVIETVREKVSCRHCEKIRQAPAPFHVTPRGMFGPHFLADLVFQKYGLHQPLNSQRDRLEVEGIPLSISTLADQVGAVCAALKPISLLNDAHVLAAERLHADDTTVPLLAKYKTEVARIWDYVRDDTPFGGAAPPALMCRYSRNRKGEHPRAHLAGYTGILQVDRYAGFNEMFKEGWADKAMTRANCWQHGRRKLFVLVDVASQLKGKKKGKVPLISPLAREGLEMIDQIFAVERDVNGKTPEERLAVRKEKVAPLVDQLKAWFDTHRKTLSRKDPVAEAIAYFLNDWESFTTFLEDGRICLTNNAAERPLRSVARGRKSWGFVGSDRGGERAAMLFSLIGTCRLNDVDPLAWLTDVLARIADIPQNRLHELLPWHWKTLQNSKPAEMAA is encoded by the coding sequence ATGGCGCTCGAAGCGGAGGCAAAAGCCGCCCGCGTTGAGGCGATCAACGCCGACCTTCTTGCCCGCAATGCGCATCTTGAACTGATTAACGCGCTCATGCGCCGCGACAAATATGGCGCGAAATCGGAACGCGCGAGCCGGCTTATTGACCAGTTCGAGCTGGGCTTCGAAGAGCTCGAGGCCGATGCCAGCGAAGCCGAGAGCATCGCCGCGCAAGCCGCGGCCAAAACTACCACCGTTGCTCTCTTCACCCGTCAGCGGGGACCCCGCCGCGACTTCCCGGCTCATGTGGAGCGCGAGAAGCGAGTGATCCCCGCACCCGAGCAATGCCCCTGCTGCGGCTCGGATGCGCTAAGCCATTTGCCGCCCGACATCACCAAAACCCTGGAGAAGGTGCCCGCACGCCACAAGGTTATCGAAACGGTGCGCGAGAAAGTCTCCTGCCGGCATTGTGAAAAGATCCGCCAGGCCCCGGCGCCCTTCCACGTGACGCCCCGGGGCATGTTCGGCCCGCACTTCCTGGCCGATCTCGTCTTCCAGAAATATGGACTGCATCAGCCGCTTAACAGCCAGCGCGACCGCCTGGAGGTGGAGGGCATCCCCCTGAGCATCTCGACGCTTGCCGATCAGGTCGGCGCCGTCTGCGCCGCCCTCAAACCGATCTCCCTGCTGAACGATGCCCATGTGCTGGCCGCCGAGCGCCTCCACGCCGACGACACCACTGTTCCTCTCCTCGCCAAATACAAGACCGAGGTCGCTCGCATCTGGGACTATGTGCGCGATGACACCCCCTTTGGTGGGGCGGCGCCGCCGGCGCTGATGTGCCGTTACTCCCGAAATCGAAAGGGCGAACATCCCCGCGCGCATCTGGCTGGCTATACCGGAATCCTCCAGGTCGACCGCTATGCCGGCTTCAACGAGATGTTCAAGGAAGGGTGGGCCGATAAGGCCATGACCCGCGCAAACTGCTGGCAACACGGTAGGCGAAAGCTGTTCGTACTGGTCGATGTGGCCAGTCAGCTGAAGGGCAAGAAGAAGGGGAAAGTGCCGCTCATCTCCCCACTCGCGCGGGAGGGACTGGAGATGATCGACCAGATCTTTGCCGTCGAGCGGGATGTCAACGGCAAGACTCCCGAGGAACGCCTGGCCGTTCGCAAGGAAAAGGTCGCCCCGTTAGTCGATCAGCTCAAGGCCTGGTTTGATACCCACCGAAAGACCCTTTCCCGGAAAGATCCCGTGGCCGAGGCCATCGCCTACTTCCTCAATGACTGGGAAAGCTTCACCACCTTCCTGGAAGATGGTCGCATCTGTCTCACGAACAATGCCGCGGAGCGGCCGTTGCGCAGCGTAGCTCGCGGAAGGAAGAGCTGGGGGTTCGTGGGATCGGACCGGGGTGGAGAACGCGCCGCAATGCTGTTCAGCCTGATCGGCACCTGTCGGCTCAACGACGTCGATCCGCTCGCATGGCTCACCGATGTCCTCGCTCGCATCGCCGATATCCCCCAGAACCGGCTGCACGAACTCTTGCCCTGGCACTGGAAAACCCTCCAGAACAGCAAGCCGGCCGAAATGGCCGCCTGA
- the tnpB gene encoding IS66 family insertion sequence element accessory protein TnpB (TnpB, as the term is used for proteins encoded by IS66 family insertion elements, is considered an accessory protein, since TnpC, encoded by a neighboring gene, is a DDE family transposase.) has product MIPVSADVKIWIAAGHTDMRRGMATLARQVEQHLGRRFHDGDLFVFRGRRGDLVKILWSDALGVSLYSKRLARGHFIWPSAKDGAIALTPSALACLLEGIDWRNPQRSWRPSQVG; this is encoded by the coding sequence ATGATCCCCGTTTCTGCGGATGTAAAGATTTGGATAGCGGCCGGTCATACCGACATGCGTCGCGGCATGGCTACTTTAGCCCGCCAGGTGGAACAGCATCTGGGGCGACGCTTCCATGATGGGGATTTATTTGTCTTTCGCGGACGTCGCGGCGATCTGGTGAAGATTCTGTGGAGCGATGCGCTGGGCGTATCGTTGTATTCAAAGCGTCTCGCACGTGGACATTTTATCTGGCCCTCGGCCAAGGACGGAGCGATCGCGCTTACCCCCTCGGCGCTGGCCTGTCTGCTCGAGGGGATAGATTGGCGCAATCCGCAGAGAAGTTGGCGACCCAGTCAGGTTGGTTGA
- a CDS encoding transposase → MDRITVISGPERRRAWTAEQKEALVLAACAPGAVVADIARAADIHPSLIHRWRRELTQRIGPSSTGASFVPVVMKADASADVPSERQGLRVAAEIETRGAVIRFGDEAGPELVRAILGSLR, encoded by the coding sequence ATGGATCGGATAACGGTGATTTCGGGGCCGGAGCGGCGCCGGGCGTGGACGGCCGAGCAGAAGGAAGCGCTGGTATTGGCGGCCTGTGCGCCCGGAGCGGTTGTAGCGGATATTGCGCGGGCGGCGGACATACATCCGAGCCTGATCCATCGCTGGCGGCGGGAGCTGACACAGAGGATAGGTCCGTCGAGCACCGGGGCGAGCTTTGTGCCGGTGGTGATGAAGGCTGATGCCTCCGCTGACGTGCCGAGCGAGAGGCAGGGCCTGCGCGTTGCAGCGGAGATCGAGACGCGGGGAGCGGTAATCCGGTTCGGCGATGAGGCGGGGCCCGAACTTGTCCGTGCGATCCTGGGGAGCTTGCGATGA
- a CDS encoding IS1634 family transposase encodes MYVVERVARGHRYLYLVESVREGKTVRQRTIKALGRKDALAASGELDRLAASIARHAERSIILSDIDAGRIVARRIGGPLLFGRLWQRLGIDAVLEEVLEGRQFGFAVERAVFVATLHRLFVSGSDRACLDWMESYAIDGSEDLALHHFYRAMAWLGEEIEEKAEGALAPRCVKDVIEEKLFDRRRDLFTDLSLVFMDTTSLSFYGAGGDTLGRRGHSKDHRPELAQMILAVVIDAEGRPICTEMVPGNTADVKVLMPIVTRLRTRFGITRSCVVADRGMISAGTIAALEELGMEYILGARERTSNVIRDVVLADTAPMVPLVLERQAGDTQLWVKEVRVGKGADAQRYVVTLNEAEARKDKADRQAIIDGLQTQLKKGDKALVGNSAYRRYLKASGKTFEIDMGKLADEARYDGISVLRTNARITPLQAVIRYRDLLQVEALFRVAKASFDTRPIFHQSDAAIRGHVFVSFLALTLAKELTRLCQEKGLQPEWQPLLNDLDRLQEATIEKDGKVITTRTHVSGQVGNVFKATGIALPANISELPPRT; translated from the coding sequence ATGTATGTCGTCGAACGAGTCGCGCGCGGCCACCGCTATCTTTACCTGGTCGAGAGCGTGCGCGAGGGCAAAACTGTCCGCCAGCGCACGATCAAGGCTCTGGGCCGCAAGGATGCGCTGGCCGCAAGTGGCGAACTCGACAGACTGGCCGCCTCGATCGCACGTCACGCAGAGCGCAGCATCATTCTGTCCGATATCGATGCAGGCCGGATCGTAGCCCGCAGGATCGGAGGCCCGTTGCTGTTCGGGCGCCTGTGGCAGCGGCTTGGCATCGATGCTGTATTGGAAGAGGTGCTGGAAGGGCGCCAGTTCGGCTTTGCCGTGGAGCGCGCCGTATTTGTCGCTACACTGCACCGCCTGTTCGTCTCAGGCTCGGACCGAGCCTGCCTGGACTGGATGGAGAGCTACGCCATCGACGGCAGCGAGGATCTTGCCCTCCATCACTTCTATCGCGCCATGGCCTGGCTCGGCGAGGAGATCGAGGAGAAGGCAGAAGGCGCATTGGCACCTCGCTGTGTGAAGGACGTGATCGAGGAGAAGCTGTTCGATCGCCGGCGGGACCTGTTCACTGATCTCAGCCTGGTGTTCATGGATACGACGTCGCTCTCGTTCTACGGTGCAGGCGGCGACACGCTGGGTCGGCGTGGTCATTCCAAGGACCACCGGCCCGAGCTTGCCCAGATGATCCTGGCCGTGGTGATCGACGCCGAGGGGCGTCCGATCTGCACCGAGATGGTCCCGGGCAACACGGCCGACGTGAAGGTGCTCATGCCCATCGTCACGCGCCTGCGTACCCGCTTTGGGATAACCCGCTCGTGCGTCGTGGCCGACCGCGGCATGATCAGTGCCGGTACGATCGCCGCCCTTGAAGAGCTGGGGATGGAATACATCCTGGGTGCGCGAGAGCGCACCAGCAACGTCATCCGCGATGTCGTGCTTGCCGACACTGCTCCGATGGTACCCCTGGTCCTCGAGCGACAGGCAGGAGACACCCAGCTGTGGGTCAAGGAAGTGCGCGTTGGCAAAGGCGCAGATGCCCAGCGCTACGTCGTCACGCTCAACGAAGCTGAGGCAAGGAAGGACAAGGCCGACCGGCAAGCGATCATCGATGGCCTCCAGACCCAGTTGAAGAAGGGCGACAAGGCCCTGGTCGGCAACTCGGCCTATCGCCGCTATCTCAAGGCCAGCGGCAAGACCTTCGAGATCGACATGGGCAAGCTTGCCGACGAGGCGCGCTACGACGGCATCAGCGTGCTGCGCACCAATGCCAGGATCACTCCGCTACAGGCCGTCATCCGCTACCGTGATTTGCTTCAGGTCGAGGCCCTGTTCCGCGTCGCCAAGGCGAGCTTCGATACCCGTCCCATCTTCCATCAGTCCGATGCCGCTATCCGCGGCCATGTGTTTGTCTCGTTCCTCGCTCTGACGCTGGCCAAGGAACTGACCCGCTTGTGTCAGGAAAAGGGCCTGCAGCCCGAATGGCAGCCGCTCCTCAACGATCTCGATCGCCTTCAGGAAGCCACCATCGAAAAGGACGGCAAGGTCATTACCACCCGCACCCACGTTTCGGGCCAGGTGGGGAATGTCTTCAAGGCAACCGGCATCGCGCTGCCGGCCAATATCAGCGAACTGCCGCCGCGAACCTAA
- a CDS encoding NUMOD3 domain-containing DNA-binding protein, which yields MHIYTQPYTYIIGWSEQKKYYIGQRHAKGCNPAELWVSYFTSGKLIPDFRDKHGEPDIVVTYLRHDKEDALWVEEMMMFYSGAVSSDRFLNLQSAGRHFSTKLGSKKPPRSTAHCNALAAANKGRKHSEETRRKISEAGKRRRHSAQTIEKLKLPKTDAHKEAIRKARLGTVFSEESRRKMSESAKRRWKKSAD from the coding sequence ATGCATATTTATACCCAACCTTACACCTATATCATTGGATGGAGTGAGCAGAAAAAATACTACATCGGGCAACGTCATGCCAAAGGATGCAATCCCGCAGAACTGTGGGTAAGCTATTTCACATCTGGTAAGCTAATTCCTGATTTTCGGGACAAGCACGGGGAGCCAGATATCGTAGTCACATACTTAAGGCATGATAAAGAAGACGCTCTATGGGTGGAAGAGATGATGATGTTCTACTCAGGGGCTGTATCATCAGACAGATTTCTCAATCTGCAATCAGCAGGACGCCACTTTTCCACGAAATTGGGATCAAAGAAGCCGCCACGATCCACGGCCCATTGCAATGCCCTCGCTGCCGCCAACAAGGGACGAAAACACTCTGAAGAGACGCGCCGCAAAATCAGCGAAGCAGGCAAACGAAGAAGGCACTCGGCTCAAACAATCGAAAAGCTAAAGCTACCCAAAACCGATGCTCACAAGGAAGCTATTCGTAAGGCTCGCCTTGGCACAGTGTTTTCCGAAGAAAGTCGGCGAAAAATGAGCGAGAGTGCCAAGCGTCGATGGAAGAAAAGCGCTGATTAA
- a CDS encoding tyrosine-type recombinase/integrase codes for MKAIIHSEEERALILDRISGHNPEKAKALLQLSWATGLRCAEIAGLLVTDIVYSDNPKLVVRAAVSKTNEAREIPLSASALNAIHILADKRTSGHLVLGRQGKPYTPHSLSERFKKLYSSAGIKGSTYSGRRSLATRLVDEGAPLPVVQRILGHKNLTSTMHYIGVTDSMVSKWMQKAA; via the coding sequence ATGAAGGCAATTATCCATAGCGAAGAAGAACGTGCGCTTATCCTTGATCGTATCAGTGGCCATAACCCTGAAAAGGCAAAAGCGCTGTTGCAGCTATCGTGGGCGACTGGCTTGCGTTGCGCAGAGATTGCAGGCTTGCTTGTTACGGATATTGTCTACTCAGATAATCCCAAGCTGGTTGTCCGCGCAGCAGTTTCCAAAACCAACGAGGCGCGTGAGATTCCGCTTTCTGCATCTGCGCTTAATGCAATCCACATTCTCGCAGACAAACGCACGTCAGGGCATCTTGTGCTTGGGCGTCAGGGCAAACCCTATACGCCTCATTCGTTGAGTGAGCGCTTTAAGAAACTGTATAGCAGCGCAGGGATCAAAGGCAGCACGTATAGCGGTCGTCGCTCGTTGGCTACGCGCCTCGTTGATGAGGGCGCACCGCTTCCCGTTGTGCAGCGTATCCTTGGGCATAAGAACCTCACTTCAACCATGCATTATATCGGTGTAACAGACAGCATGGTAAGCAAGTGGATGCAGAAAGCAGCTTAA
- a CDS encoding helix-turn-helix domain-containing protein: MTETPEYRKATAEEKQRIEQLAAEGKPLTAIAKEVGFSQTYVGKIVRQSKQRLWIEHRRAIDSHERSLANLAEKIERNTRAIERQTRYLKLVMGRVSMAINGVTKTREVLKNIQARITKLIQNEEKQQTLRQSIWGKKQ, encoded by the coding sequence ATGACCGAAACCCCAGAATACCGCAAAGCGACGGCGGAAGAGAAACAGCGCATTGAGCAGCTTGCCGCAGAGGGAAAGCCCCTGACGGCTATCGCCAAGGAAGTAGGCTTCTCACAGACCTACGTGGGCAAGATCGTCCGTCAGAGCAAACAGCGCCTTTGGATCGAACATAGGCGCGCAATCGACAGCCACGAACGATCCTTGGCGAACCTTGCCGAGAAGATCGAGCGCAACACCAGAGCCATCGAGCGTCAGACCAGATATCTCAAGCTGGTCATGGGCCGGGTCTCAATGGCGATCAACGGCGTCACCAAGACACGCGAAGTCCTGAAAAACATACAGGCCCGCATCACGAAGCTGATCCAGAACGAGGAGAAACAGCAGACCCTCAGGCAGAGCATATGGGGGAAGAAGCAGTGA
- a CDS encoding IS66 family transposase, producing MLMEADLPDDVEALRALVLEQARELDTLKVFQADVERLKAIIEALQRHRFGRRSEQFDPDQFELALEEVETALAEAEHARDKASRTPAERPRKSNRGSLPAHLERIEQVVDVEDKACPCCGGALHQIGEDVAERLDVVPTTFRVLVTRRPRYGCRSCESAIVQAPAPARIVEGGIPTEALIAQVLVAKYADHLPLYRQAQIYARQGIQLDRSTLADWVGRAAWYLRPLRDHILERLRRSERLFADETTAPVLDPGRGRTKTGQLWAYARDDRPWGGDDPPMVAYVYAADRKGERAEAHLGDFAGILQVDGYGGYAALARRRQQISLAFCWAHVRRKFYELADNSPVATEVLRRVALLYAIEDEARGLSAEQRRAVRHDRSRIIVDDLRQYLEARIRQVSAKSKLGEAIRYALTRWDGLSRFLEDGRIDLDSNTVERSIRPLALNRKNALFAGSDEGGDNWAVIATLIENCKLSGINPHIWLTDTLNSLANGHPANGVAELMPWTTVG from the coding sequence ATGCTCATGGAAGCGGACCTCCCCGACGACGTTGAAGCGCTGCGTGCGCTCGTCCTCGAACAGGCCCGCGAGCTCGACACGCTCAAGGTTTTCCAGGCTGATGTGGAACGCCTGAAGGCGATCATCGAGGCTCTGCAGCGCCACCGTTTTGGACGCCGGTCAGAGCAGTTCGATCCTGATCAGTTCGAGCTTGCGCTGGAAGAAGTCGAGACGGCGTTGGCTGAAGCCGAGCATGCCAGGGACAAGGCAAGCCGGACTCCCGCCGAGCGCCCCCGCAAGAGCAACCGCGGTTCGCTCCCTGCCCATCTCGAACGGATCGAGCAGGTCGTCGATGTCGAGGACAAGGCCTGTCCGTGCTGCGGCGGCGCGCTCCACCAGATCGGCGAGGATGTAGCCGAACGCCTCGACGTCGTGCCCACGACCTTCCGTGTCCTCGTCACCCGCCGCCCGCGCTACGGTTGCCGCTCGTGCGAGAGCGCCATTGTGCAGGCCCCGGCACCGGCGCGGATCGTCGAGGGCGGCATTCCCACCGAAGCGCTGATCGCCCAGGTGCTGGTCGCCAAGTACGCCGATCATCTACCGCTGTACCGCCAGGCGCAGATCTACGCCCGGCAAGGCATCCAGCTTGATCGATCCACCCTGGCAGACTGGGTCGGACGGGCAGCTTGGTATCTGCGCCCCTTGCGCGATCACATCCTTGAGCGATTGCGACGATCAGAACGACTATTTGCGGACGAGACTACGGCGCCGGTGCTCGATCCGGGGCGTGGGCGAACCAAGACCGGCCAGCTATGGGCCTATGCCCGCGATGACCGACCTTGGGGCGGCGATGATCCGCCGATGGTCGCCTATGTCTATGCAGCCGATCGCAAGGGCGAACGGGCAGAAGCGCATCTCGGTGATTTTGCAGGTATCCTGCAGGTCGATGGCTATGGCGGCTATGCCGCGCTCGCCAGGCGCCGCCAGCAGATCAGCCTCGCTTTTTGCTGGGCACACGTCCGGCGCAAGTTCTACGAGCTGGCCGACAACTCGCCGGTGGCAACGGAAGTGCTGCGTCGCGTCGCCTTGCTCTATGCCATCGAAGATGAGGCGCGAGGATTATCGGCGGAGCAACGCCGGGCTGTTCGCCATGACCGCAGCCGCATCATCGTCGATGATCTTCGCCAGTATCTCGAGGCCCGCATCCGCCAGGTCAGCGCCAAGAGCAAGCTCGGCGAAGCGATCCGCTACGCGCTCACCCGCTGGGATGGGCTGTCACGCTTCCTCGAGGATGGCCGCATCGACCTCGACAGCAACACCGTCGAACGCTCTATCCGGCCCCTCGCGCTGAACCGCAAGAATGCCCTGTTCGCCGGTTCCGACGAAGGCGGCGACAACTGGGCGGTGATCGCCACGCTCATCGAAAACTGCAAGCTCTCCGGCATCAACCCGCACATCTGGCTGACCGATACGCTGAACAGCCTGGCCAACGGTCATCCTGCGAACGGCGTCGCCGAACTCATGCCTTGGACCACCGTGGGCTGA
- the tnpB gene encoding IS66 family insertion sequence element accessory protein TnpB (TnpB, as the term is used for proteins encoded by IS66 family insertion elements, is considered an accessory protein, since TnpC, encoded by a neighboring gene, is a DDE family transposase.) produces MVATRPVDFRKGPDALAALVGAEYGGDPYSGVIYVFRAKRSDRIKLVWWDGTGLCLMAKKLETGGFKWPGIQDGVMRLTSAQLGALLEGLDWRRVHGGRRPIVPQIAG; encoded by the coding sequence ATGGTCGCGACGCGCCCGGTGGATTTTCGCAAGGGACCTGACGCCCTGGCCGCGCTGGTCGGAGCCGAGTACGGCGGCGATCCCTATTCGGGCGTGATCTACGTGTTCCGGGCGAAGCGTTCGGACCGGATCAAGCTGGTCTGGTGGGACGGCACGGGCCTGTGTCTGATGGCCAAGAAGCTCGAGACCGGTGGCTTCAAGTGGCCGGGCATCCAGGACGGCGTGATGCGCCTGACCTCGGCGCAACTCGGTGCCCTTCTGGAGGGTCTGGACTGGCGCAGAGTGCACGGTGGACGCCGTCCCATTGTCCCGCAGATTGCCGGTTGA
- a CDS encoding transposase, which yields MIISGDDPVSKGAQRFEVFTGAGKRREWPPEVKASIVAECYSGRDGVSAVARRHGLDPSQVYAWRRDLRKQLEAKGGILPSEEPEAVAFVPAVIEPSAVSGPAPTRPRRRRCAAAAAVELEIDGVAVKIGRSADVGVIAAVIEALKATR from the coding sequence ATGATAATCTCGGGTGATGATCCTGTGAGCAAGGGCGCGCAGCGGTTCGAGGTGTTTACGGGCGCGGGCAAGCGGCGAGAGTGGCCGCCCGAAGTGAAGGCCTCGATTGTTGCAGAGTGCTATTCGGGCCGGGACGGGGTCAGTGCCGTGGCTCGCCGGCATGGGCTCGATCCCTCTCAGGTTTACGCGTGGCGGCGGGATTTGCGCAAGCAGCTCGAGGCCAAGGGGGGGATCCTGCCTTCGGAAGAGCCGGAAGCGGTCGCGTTCGTGCCTGCCGTAATCGAGCCCAGCGCGGTGTCCGGTCCTGCTCCCACGCGTCCCCGCCGTCGACGTTGCGCAGCAGCTGCAGCTGTCGAGCTGGAGATCGACGGTGTGGCAGTGAAGATCGGCCGCAGTGCCGACGTCGGTGTGATTGCCGCGGTGATCGAAGCGCTCAAGGCGACGCGATGA